In the genome of Aphidius gifuensis isolate YNYX2018 linkage group LG6, ASM1490517v1, whole genome shotgun sequence, the window tttttttgtagattaaTCAATAGAATCAAGATGAGGATAGTTTTAAGTCCAATTGAATGgcgtgaaaaattaattttattttcgcaGGAAGAAGTAAGtttaaaatatacctatatgtatatattaattgttgtttttcattGTGATATATAGTGCTTAATTGAGTTTGTTATTGCtgcaattgtttttgttgattataaattaatttgcttACAGTTTAATTTACCTGACAAAGTAAATCCAGATGATCATCTAAAATCGACAGATGCAAATGATTCTAAAGGCACCTTTAAAGAGAGAActgaaaaatttgaagaaaaattaacaacacaaTACGATAGGCGAATGATTCATATGCGTCAACTATTTGCAGGTCTACCACGATttgaaaaaagtaagaaaattaacaatattattttaagttatagaaaataaataaatttgttttaatatttaattaatttttcagtatgcGAAAATCAACTTAACAATTTTGTTGATTCATGCTGTAAAGAATATGTGTTTGAatatgaagatgaagatgaagatgaagataaaGATAAAGACGAATGTGAATATGAATATGAATATGaagatgaatataaatatgaaaatatcaatgaatcacatgaaaaagtaattgatctcaaatacataataaatctCTGTGGATATATTTTGACAGACCTAGATATCGAAGATTATCCTTTTTCTGAAATAATgccattgataaataataattgtccaaATCTTGAGGCACTTAAGTTGGCtttcaaagaaattaaaagCCAAGATTTTAACaatgttttttctaatatgtCTCATCTTAATGCGCTGGTTATTATATGGCGATGTGAATATTCAACTCTACCAATAAGCTTGGTCGAGTCATTGGAACATGTTGGTGCAACCCTGGAATTATTTCTCCTTAAatgttattcaaaaaaaaattctttctgCTTACCACATTCACTGGCTTCGgtaattttaaactttcaaatattattaacacaataaaaaatttttattaagttattaataaataaattaattatttttcaggttTTTCGTGGATTtgtcgttttaaaaaaattatgtatggTTGGTTTCGAAATAACCCAACCAATACTCGAGTCAATAGGTCAAATGCCAAATTTGGTTACTCTAACATTCGTGTTTTATTGGAAGGAGCATCAAATGCTTCGGAATAAAATCAACATGTATCCAATTGGGAATTTGAAAAACCTCGAACatcttgatattaattttgattatggtgttacagatgaatttttgataaatctttgtaataatgctaaaaaattaaattttttatctatagcTACTACACATATAACAGATAATGGTATAAAGGcacttaataatttcaaagtaCCAGTTCTGTTTCTTGATAAaccatataaaaaatgattatataaaaaaaaattagtttatcaCTAATCAAccaattcaattttcatatatgaATTAACAATTTCGAATGAGTTTATctctaatttaatattactgTTGTACACTtgtactaataataaaaaagaataaatgtaataatattataatttaaatatttactaattgcaatctatttatttttattcatctgttttttttttgttgacttagaaataatttgaaaaaaaaaaaaaattatattatataaatgaagagACACTTGTAAAGAATAGaaatgtattttcattgaCCCCCgcttctcaaaaaaaaaacttcagaaattctttttcatttatttttttttactccgaaatattaaaatctcaatatctttttttatgaatGGAACAAAATTGAAACTAATACATCAGGTAGATGTAGGAACACTTAGCTaatttttagtgaaaaaattagaatttgtagtcaGACGTAGCATATATCCATAACCAAATACATTTGTAGTATACTAGATACATAAATTAGAGCATCTAAGAATTCGTTTAAACTCTAGTTAACTAATGGATTTGGTTACCAACTGCGTTTTTATAGAgcctattattattgaaaatatcaatcGATAAGTATTTAATCTTTAGTTAAATGACTGTAAAGTTAACTGTAATGGTGGACGAAAAAACCGGCCCACAGACTAATTGAGTTAAATATCATATAGAGTGCAGTAGTAGAGAACTAAATAGCACTACGTTGTCTGTGGCCGGGGCAGGCCGGGGTGACCAGAATCCAGAAAAGACCAGAACTCAGAACTGTTCAGAAAATCAGAACTCAAAGCCATCAAGCCAAAAGTTCAAACTCATCAAAAGTCAGGTTATACGTACCACGTGGTGATTGGAGTTACAGACACGATTTTATCCACGTGCATTAGAAGAAAGGTATGAAGGAGAGTGGCTCAATAtagtcctttttttttttgtgtaattgatttatttttttttttatattgtttttaataattttttatcacactTAAGTACTAATTAATGTCATTTAATGGGGGTTACGTTgggattttttgttttaataatttttcaatttttagattttttttaaatggcgtgtaataaaaaaaaagcggttaattttgaatattattatattaaattttctttatttattattcctaatattaatatttatttaatattatattatttttattattaatttaatagttatatttcatattatataattattgataaaattacaaactGCAGTTTGTTGTTAAGAATAACttagtaataaaattaatactggAAAACAACAGAtgatacattatttaaaaactttaacgattcatatttaaatagatataaaattatactcATTGACATAGATTGGAATGAAGCATAGATATATCTCATggagccaaaaaaattatatagtaagctacattaattcctgagctataaatattttaattcattttagcaaatagctaaggaattaatgtagctaaaaaaattattgtaacaGAGTTGCTGTTGGAGGCTTTCGTTTTTACTATACTTGTAACACATGCTGATGAAACTAATTcattactttaattattaacttacTATATGTTACAAGTGTTACAAGTGGAATTTAATGAGTATATGTATAAAGAGCAATTGATTTactcataaatattttatattaaattttataaagttagtATTTAAacttataataattcatcaactttttatttatttttgtagatTAATCAATAGAATCAAAATGAGGATCGTTTTGAGTCCAATTGAATGGCgtgaagaattaattttattttcgcaGGAAGAAGTAAGtttaaaatatacctatatgtatatattaattgttgttttttattgtgatATATAGTGCTTAATTGAGTTTGTTATTGctgcaattgttttttttgattataaattaattttttgcttgCAGTTTAATTTACCGGACAAAATAAATCCAGATGATGGTCTAAAATCGACAGATGCAAATGATTCTAAAGGCACCTTTAAAGAGAGaactgaaaaatttgaaaaaaaattaacaagacaATACGATAGGCGAATGATTCATATGCGTCAACTATTTGCAGGTCTACCACGATttgaaaaaagtaagaaaattaacaatattattttaagttatagaaaataaataaatttgttttaatatttaattaatttttcagtatgcGAAAATCAACTTAACAATTTTGTTGATTCATGCTGTAAAGAATATGTATTTGAATTTGAAggtgaagatgaagatgaagacgAAGATAAAGATGAAGATGAATGTGAATATGAATATGaagatgaatataaatatgaaaatatcaatgaatcacatgaaaaagtaattgatctcaaatacataattaatttctgTGGATATATTTTGACAGACCTAGATATCGAAGATTATCCTTTTTCTGAAATAATgccattgataaataataattgtccaaATCTTGAGGCACTTAATTTGGGTTTCAAAGAAATTGAAATCCAAGATTTTAACaatgttttttctaatatgtCTCATCTTAAAGCGCTGGTTATTATATGGCGATGTGAATATTCAACTCTACCAATAAGCTTGGTCGAGTCATTGGAACAAGTTGGTGCAACCCTGGAATTATTTCTCCTTAaatgtttttcaataaaaaattcttactGCTTACCAGATTCACTGGCTTCggtaattttaaacttttaattattattaacacaataaaaaattttttatcaagttattaataaataaattaattttttttcaggtttTTCGTGGATTtgtcgttttaaaaaaattatgtatgaTTGGTTTCGAAATAACCCAACCAATACTCGAGTCAATAGGTCAAATGCCAAATTTGGTTACTCTaacgttcatttttttttggaaggAGCATCAAATGCTTAGGAATAAAATCAACATGTATCCAATTGGGAATTTGAAAAACCTCGAATATCTTGATATTGATTTTGATTATGGTGTTACAGATGAATTTTTGATCAATCTTTGtaataatgctaaaaaattagattatttatctatatttacTACACATATAACAGATAATGGTATAAATGcacttaataatttaaaagtaccAACGTTGATGCTTCGTAAaccatataaaaaatgattacatatataaaaaaaaaaataagtttatcaCTAATCAAccaattcaattttcatatatgaATTAACAATTTGGAATAAGTTTATcactaattaaatattactgTTGTACACTtgtactaataataaaaaagaataaatgtaataatattataatttaaatatttactaattgcaaacaatttatttttattcacctgtcatttttttgtcttaaaaataatttaaaaacaacaaaaaaaaaaaatttaatatatagatGAAAATTTGTAAAGAATATCGAAATCAGTTTTTTATTGACTcgttttcttaaaaaaaaaaaaaaacgtcagaaattctttttcattcattttttttactccaaaatattaaaatctcaatatctttttttatcaatggaCTAAAATTGAAAGCAATATATCAGATAGATGTAGGAATACTTTCGCTAATTATTAGTGAAAAAGTTAGAATTTGCAGTTGGACCGTTTttccggaaaaattaattttaatatttattgttcgTCAATTTTCCGTCGTAATCCtggcaaatttttaaatttcaattcatcCAACTTTTTTGCAATGTCATTTTGTATTTGctgtacaataaaaaaataaaaagtaagtTAAATCTATCCtagtagaaataatctctccgaATTTTCTCTGGATTTGGATGTAGATTTTCCATAcatatattctatatatattttttacacttaTATATTTCTTATGTATACATTTacacttttgaattttttttttatcttaatttttttttttaatgatttttataaataaaaaacaagtgaaaaaaaaaagtaaaaaaaaaaaaaaaacatatataatgaattaatttttataaataagaaaCAAGCGAAAAAacgggggaaaaaaaaattaacgcagtaaaatgaataattaaaaaagtttgtttATTTGGAGCCCTAGCAACGGTCACTTTCTAtccattataaataaataaaagtgtaaaatatatataaaatatgtatggAAAATCTACGTTCAAATCCATACATATTCCATATAtattccatatatattttatacataattttttcacttgaaatGCGCCAagacttgatttatttattatgtggAAAATAGAGGAAGCAGAATTTACAATTCATGAAGTTAAACAATGTGAAGTTaaacaatgttaaataaaatgagtcTTTTTTTATACCAATTTTATTGCTGATATTATactgacaaaataataacatgttttttctcaaaataatGACGCGAAGTAGACTACCCACTATTATTGTAATATACATTCGATCATTTTTTTGTGGAAATAAGATTATGTAATttcagaattaaaaatattcatattgaaTCATCAAGAAATTTTAATAGATGATATTTTATAGCAGCTATTCATATTTGatgcattaatatattttaaataaatgattataatattgtcCGTTTCTCCGAGTATTTTTAtagcggagaaatatttctgaACTGTTCTTCACTCAAGGCGATTCGGAGAAACTTCGGAGAAAATTTATCCGTGataatatggttttttttttatcaataattaatttgactattagaatgcaattttttatttttattttttataatttattgcactaaaattttagttatttataaGAGAGCAAATACTTTACTTTAACGTGcatagaataaatttaactcGATATTTTCTTGAAGTAACTGAGCATTGatcttgtaattttataattaaaaaaaaaaaacaatatat includes:
- the LOC122859640 gene encoding uncharacterized protein LOC122859640, encoding MRIVLSPIEWREKLILFSQEEFNLPDKVNPDDHLKSTDANDSKGTFKERTEKFEEKLTTQYDRRMIHMRQLFAGLPRFEKICENQLNNFVDSCCKEYVFEYEDEDEDEDKDKDECEYEYEYEDEYKYENINESHEKVIDLKYIINLCGYILTDLDIEDYPFSEIMPLINNNCPNLEALKLAFKEIKSQDFNNVFSNMSHLNALVIIWRCEYSTLPISLVESLEHVGATLELFLLKCYSKKNSFCLPHSLASVFRGFVVLKKLCMVGFEITQPILESIGQMPNLVTLTFVFYWKEHQMLRNKINMYPIGNLKNLEHLDINFDYGVTDEFLINLCNNAKKLNFLSIATTHITDNGIKALNNFKVPVLFLDKPYKK
- the LOC122859641 gene encoding uncharacterized protein LOC122859641, which translates into the protein MPLINNNCPNLEALNLGFKEIEIQDFNNVFSNMSHLKALVIIWRCEYSTLPISLVESLEQVGATLELFLLKCFSIKNSYCLPDSLASVFRGFVVLKKLCMIGFEITQPILESIGQMPNLVTLTFIFFWKEHQMLRNKINMYPIGNLKNLEYLDIDFDYGVTDEFLINLCNNAKKLDYLSIFTTHITDNGINALNNLKVPTLMLRKPYKK